From the genome of Salvia splendens isolate huo1 chromosome 7, SspV2, whole genome shotgun sequence:
CTGCCGTTTGCGCCTTCTTCAAACAACCCTGACAGATCAAAACCACTCGAGAAAGAGATTATGTCGAACGCATTCAAGCTAGCTGGCTTCCTTTTGATCTCCGGCTCCGAGTCCGATTCTGACTGCGATTGCTCGGAGAGGCAATCGTCGAACAGATTCTCATCATTAACGCTACACAGCTTGTTATCCTCGATGTAAAATTTGACATGCTTAAACCCCCTTTTGAACCACCTGTTCTTCATAATTTCCGGAATTGTGATCCTCGTTTCCGGATTGGCATCGAGCATACGAGTAACCAATCGAATCAATTCGGGAGAGAACCAGCGCGGGCAGCTGAAATCCCCTTTGTAAATCCTTTTATACATAGCCATCACATTTTTGTCATGGAAGGGCAAGTAACCAGACATCAAAACAAACAGAACAACGCCGCAGCTCCATATATCAACCTTCTCTCCATTATACCCTTTCCTCGCCAGCACCTCCGGCGCCACGTACGCCGGCGTCCCGCAGAATGTGTGAAACAGGCCGTCGTGATTGATCTGCTCTGAAATCGCGCTTAATCCGAAATCAGAAACCTTCAGATTCCCTTCCTCATCAAGCAATACGTTCTCCGGCTTCAGATCCCGATGGTAGACACCGCGCGCATGACAGAATGCGACCGCGGAAATCAGCTGCTGGAAGTATTTCCTGCCGACATCCTCCTTCAGCCTCCCCTTGGCGACCTTACTGAACAGCTCCCCGCCCTTGACGTATTCCATCACGAAGTAGATCTTCGTCTTCGTCGCCATAACCTCGAACAATTGGACAATGTTAGGGTGGCGGACGCGGCGGAGGATTGAGATCTCGCGCTTGACGTTATCGGTGAGGCCGACCTTGAGGATCTTCTCCTTGTCGATCACCTTAATCGCCACATTCTCGTTGGTCTTGATGTTCCGGGCGAGGTACACCTTCGCGAACGTCCCGTGCCCTAGAAGCTTCCCGACGTCATATCGCCCCAATAGGAGGCCTTTAATCTCCTTCTGCTTCACGGCGGAATTCGAATCTCCGGCCGCCGTGGCTGCCATGGAACGATCTCCTCTGATTACAGAATGAGATCGATCTTTCCGGGGCCGATTCGGAGATGGTGAAGCTCTGTTGTGGTTTCCGCCTCTCTCTGTTTTTATGCCCTCGTATTTTTTGGAGGTCAAAAAAGTTTGAATGTGAATTACTAGTTTTTATGAAAGTGTGAATCGGAATTCAATctccatttaattaatattaacgTTGAGTGACCAGAAATTATttggaaaatatattaaattaattttgtttgtgtAAGCACGATTGTAATTTTGAAGGTATTCACGCCGCCTTACAGCTGGACGGCCGTTACAGCGGTCTTTCGCATTTGCTGATTTGCCAACGGCTATCAGCCGAGTAATAATCTGGTGTGACGCGTGCACGAGCGGATGCGGGGTTTGGGTTAGTTGGCAAGTCCACCTACACACGATGACGTGAAGTTTGTGACAGTGCATATATAACTGACGCGTGTTCAGCGCTAGATTTTTTTTGGTCTTGCTTTGgagtatttaaaatt
Proteins encoded in this window:
- the LOC121742500 gene encoding CBL-interacting serine/threonine-protein kinase 12-like, giving the protein MAATAAGDSNSAVKQKEIKGLLLGRYDVGKLLGHGTFAKVYLARNIKTNENVAIKVIDKEKILKVGLTDNVKREISILRRVRHPNIVQLFEVMATKTKIYFVMEYVKGGELFSKVAKGRLKEDVGRKYFQQLISAVAFCHARGVYHRDLKPENVLLDEEGNLKVSDFGLSAISEQINHDGLFHTFCGTPAYVAPEVLARKGYNGEKVDIWSCGVVLFVLMSGYLPFHDKNVMAMYKRIYKGDFSCPRWFSPELIRLVTRMLDANPETRITIPEIMKNRWFKRGFKHVKFYIEDNKLCSVNDENLFDDCLSEQSQSESDSEPEIKRKPASLNAFDIISFSSGFDLSGLFEEGANGRARFVTAATFSTVVSKLEEIAKVVSFTVRKKDFRVSLEGSSDGVKGPLTIAAEIFELTPSLRVVEVMRKGGDRVEYEEFCNKELRPGLLSLNNEIAVDSPPQG